In one window of Amblyomma americanum isolate KBUSLIRL-KWMA chromosome 9, ASM5285725v1, whole genome shotgun sequence DNA:
- the LOC144103912 gene encoding uncharacterized protein LOC144103912, translating into MPQPCGQIKEQKLKSAKISQLQGSEAAVSEKRIYVAIAARSSHTNHGFGDIEGFSETMDKSLAERITLLVREGITSVSDVKKCLHMHVHDVLFSTGEIPDSSCRAFIPTAKDISNHIQAALRRDRFSTVNQTYAVNQIKIIQSEQPESSVVCRPYSASKNAGCSMYDDMEENVASECEETLLFCFQSKFMKNMLLKYGTAVVCLDSTHNTSDDALPLFLVVKTPVGYATAVMLIVQFETACCIGEALNVFKQWC; encoded by the coding sequence ATGCCTCAGCCATGTGGGCAGATAAAAGAGCAGAAATTAAAATCTGCCAAGATTAGCCAGCTGCAAGGAAGTGAAGCAGCAGTCTCTGAGAAGAGAATTTACGTTGCCATTGCTGCCAGGAGTAGCCACACGAACCATGGATTTGGCGACATTGAAGGGTTCAGCGAAACCATGGATAAGAGCTTAGCTGAACGTATAACCCTGTTAGTCAGAGAAGGGATCACATCTGTGTCGGACGTCAAAAAGTGTTTGCATATGCATGTACACGATGTGCTATTTTCGACTGGTGAAATACCTGACAGCAGCTGCAGGGCATTTATCCCTACTGCTAAGGACATCAGCAACCACATTCAAGCTGCTCTTAGAAGAGACCGGTTTAGCACTGTCAACCAAACATATGCAGTTAATCAGATAAAAATAATCCAGTCTGAGCAACCTGAAAGTTCAGTAGTGTGTCGGCCATATTCAGCTAGCAAGAATGCAGGTTGTAGCATGTATGATGACATGGAAGAGAATGTTGCCAGTGAGTGTGAGGAGACATTGCTTTTTTGTTTCCAATCAAAGTTTATGAAAAACATGCTCCTAAAGTATGGAACTGCAGTCGTTTGTTTGGACTCTACCCATAACACCAGTGACGACGCATTGCCACTTTTTCTTGTAGTCAAAACACCAGTAGGCTACGCAACTGCTGTCATGTTGATTGTGCAGTTTGAAACTGCTTGTTGCATAGGTGAGGCTTTAAATGTGTTCAAACAATGGTGTTAA
- the LOC144103910 gene encoding uncharacterized protein LOC144103910 isoform X3, translating to MSILLNAGSVVTQRGTASPDQDSSHKMHPLSHCVEPTPGMGNHQDKPTGKNLHKCTHCRGLPDWDVNSCSFRFKP from the exons ATGAGCATCCTTTTG AATGCAGGTTCAGTTGTCACGCAGAGAGGAACTGCATCTCCTGACCAAGATTCTTCCCATAAAATGCACCCTCTCAGCCACTGCGTGGAACCTACTCCTGGCATGGGCAACCACCAGGATAAACCCACAGGAAAGAACCTGCACAAATGCACCCACTGCC GTGGACTGCCTGACTGGGATGTCAACAGTTGTTCATTCAGGTTCAA GCCATGA
- the LOC144103910 gene encoding uncharacterized protein LOC144103910 isoform X2, with translation MQVQLSRREELHLLTKILPIKCTLSATAWNLLLAWATTRINPQERTCTNAPTAVDCLTGMSTVVHSGSSKSNIARDSLLDDRGTTCMNNCCQTVQIISSCFFPDQRMPGNRICQG, from the exons ATGCAGGTTCAGTTGTCACGCAGAGAGGAACTGCATCTCCTGACCAAGATTCTTCCCATAAAATGCACCCTCTCAGCCACTGCGTGGAACCTACTCCTGGCATGGGCAACCACCAGGATAAACCCACAGGAAAGAACCTGCACAAATGCACCCACTGCC GTGGACTGCCTGACTGGGATGTCAACAGTTGTTCATTCAGGTTCAA GCAAATCAAACATAGCCAGAGACAGTCTGCTAGATGATAGAGGAACAACCTGCATGAACAACTGCTGCCAAACTGTGCAGATAATATCCTCGTGCTT CTTTCCAGACCAACGTATGCCAGGGAATAGAATATGCCAAGGATGA